The genomic region GCATATTTCGAATAAGGACATTTTCTACCTTGGGGGGCGGGTCGACAACACTGACAGCGAGGTGATCATTTATCTCAAGAATCCAGCAACGAGTGAGCTTTTTAGCTTTAGGGTTCAGCCAGATCACGAGGGTAACTGGTTTTACCGCCATAATACATTTCTCGCCGCCGGGAATTATTTTCTCTGGACACAGGCGCGTTACGATAAAGAGTTCAGTCCACCGGGGCCTGAGCTTGGCCTTGTGGTGGCGGCCCAAGCGTTTCAGTTTGGTGCATCACGATTAAGTTATGATGTCGTTTTCCTAATTATCATCGTTGTTTTGGGTGGAGCTTTAATTGCGCTACTTATTGACGTGGGGATTCATTGGCGACGGATTAAACGCAAACAAACTCTGCTTCGGGAGGAAATTAAACAGGCAGAAGAAGCGGTTCAGCGTGGCTTCGCAATTCTTCGTCGGGACATCCAATCAGAATTACAGGCTGTCCGCGAACAATCAACGCGAGATAAATTGCTCGATGATTTGCAGAAGGTTGAGAAATTTATTGGCAAAGAAATTGTGGACGTGGAGAAAGTAGAATATACTAATTAGCGGAAAACAATATGAAGAAAATTATTTTCAAAAAAGTTGTTTCCATTTTTACTCTCCTCCTGTTGCCCCTTTTAACTCAAGCGGCAACTCTCCGGATCAATCCAAGTTCTGGAAATTTTTCGGTGGGGCAAAACTTTTCTGCTAGCGTCGTGGTGAGCACGCCGGATCAAACGATGAACGCGGTTTCTGGTTCGGTCGCCTTTCCTACTGATAAGTTGGAAGTAACTTCTATCTCTAAGAGTGGTTCCGTGGTCGGTCTTTGGGTTCAGGAGCCGTCGTTTTCTAATAAAGACGGGACGGTTAGTTTCGAGGGAGTTGTTCTCAATCCTGGATTCATTGGCGCGAATGGTAATGTTTTGGGTATTAATTTCCGGGCGAAAAACTCTGGTTTAGTCAGCCTGGGCTTTAATAATCCAGCAATTCTTGCCAATGACGGACAAGGAACAGACATTCTCTCTGCGGCATACGAAAGTAATTTTCAGATCAATCAAGACTTGTCGCCGGTTGGTGACGAGCGAGGAGTTGGCACGCCTGATAGGAAGACGGAGCCCGTCCCTCAGATTAATCAAAATGTTACCGCGGGTTCGCCATTTAAAGCGGTGGTTGGTTCTCTTCGGATTTCTTCTCCGACACATCCTGATCAATATAAATGGTATCGTTCTGGAACGGCGGAGTTTGCTTGGGAATTACCCCATGATGCAACGGGGATGAGACTTTTAGTTAACCAAGTTCCTGATGCCAGGCCGAATGTGGCCTATGGCACACCGATTCGAGAGAAAACCGTGTCCAATCTCGACGATGGAGTCTGGTATCTCCATGCCCAAGCTCGGACACCTCAGGGTTGGGGTGAGATAAACCATTTCCGTTTCCAGATTGATACTGGGACGCCAGAATCTTTCGAGTTCACAGAGGTTACACGTCAAGACCTGTCTGACAATAAAGTGAAATTAATCCTAACGGCCAGTGACCGCGGATCGGGTATTAGTCATTACAATGTTTCTCTGGATGGGCAGACATTGCCACCGCTCTCGGCTGGACAAGGTAAAAATTACTATGATCTGCCCGAACTGGATTCTGGATCACATGTCATTGTTGCTAGCGCCGTTGACCAAGCGGGAAACATGCTTGAGCGCCGACTTGAGTTGGTTGTGTTACCATCCGCCTATTCGCGTTGGGGGACCAAAACGGTTGCCACCCTTTCTCTAGCGGTGCCGCTGCTCGCTCTCGTCATCTTACTTGGCCTGATGCTTGAACATAGTCATCGTCACTTCCGTCGCTGGCGTCGGCATGTTCACAAGAGTGTGCGTGGGGCAGAGAGTTCAATCGATGATACTTTTGCAAAACTAAGAGAAAATATTGAGAAACAGTTGTCGTTACTAGAGCGGGCAAGTACGAAGCGTGAATTAACTAGAGAAGAGTCGCGTGTTCTGACAGCGTTGCGAAAAAATCTCCGCTCGGCCGAAAAGTCTATCAGAAAGGAAGTGGAGGAAATCGAGGAGGGAATGAAGTAGGTTTTGGTTATCTGAACACGATGGCAGATATTGCGACGAGTAATGACAGAATAGAAACACCCAACGTCCATTTTTGCGAAACCTGAAGATGTAGGAGTGTTTCTAGTTGAAAAACTTCTGCAGTCGTCGCATTTGTTTTACATTTTTCACAGAGATAAGTGGAGGTTCCCAGACTTGGTTTATAGTTCGTGTGCTTTTTCCACCTATGCTTACACTCGTCTTTTATCATGTTTTATCTCTAAAATAATTTTTCAACAACTTTTTGTTTGGTGGACCTACCGGGAGTCGAACCCGGACCTGTTCCATGCCATGGAACCGTTCTACCGCTATACTATAGGCCCTTATATTTCTTTGCTAAGATAACACAATTTTGGTAGATTGAGAATCTATGAAACTCTCCATCGGTATTGTGGGTCTGCCAAATGTGGGTAAATCGACACTTTTCAACGCTTTGACCAAGAAGAGTGTGCCAGCCGAGAATTATCCTTTTTGCACCATTGATCCTTCGGTGGGCGTGGTCGCCGTGCCAGATGAGAGAATTGGTAAATTGAGCGAATTTTCTAAATCGGCCAAGACCGTGCCGGCTGCGATTGAGTTTGTGGATATTGCCGGCTTGGTGAAGGGGGCCGCTTCGGGCGAAGGACTTGGCAACCAGTTCTTGTCACATATTCGTGAGGTAGACGCAATTGCGGAGGTGGTTAGAATTTTTCATGACAAAGACATTATTCATGTGCACAATCAGGTTTCTCCCTTAGACGACGTTTCGACAATTAACCTTGAGTTGGTGTTGGCTGATTTGCAAACGGTCGAGAAGAGATTGGTTGGTGTGGGGAAAGATGTTCGTCGTGGCGACAAGGTGGCGATAGCGGAAGAAAATTTGTTGAAGAGGTTGGAGACCGGACTCAAGGAAGGTGGCTTAGTGTCACAGCTGGATTTAAATAAAGAAGAGAAAGTAATTTTGAAAGGCTTACATTTACTCACGGCTAAACCAATACTCTATGTGTTCAATAATTCCGAGGCGGGAGAGGCGGTTGCCGATACGAAATCGCTGGAGGAGATGATGGCTGGTCATGGGGCGAAGTGGGTTGAGGTTGATCCAATCTTTGGGCGAGGCTTAGATCAACTGATTAGTGCCAGTTACGATTTACTTGGCTTGATTACCTATTTCACAACCGGTGCTGACGAAACGCGCGCCTGGACAATTAGAAAAGGTTGGACCGCGCCGGAGGCGGGGACAGCGATTCACACCGATTTTCAAGAGAAGTTTATCCGAGCGGAAGTCATTAATTGGCAAGAGATGCTCGCTGGAGGCAAATCGCGCACGGTCGGACGGGATTATGTGGTGCAAGATGGGGACGTGATTGAGTTTAAGATATAGGAGAAATTGTTGTATAATTCAGCTCATGAAAAATCTAAATATTCTCAAGTGGGTGCTAATCGTTAGTATTGTCATTGTGCTCAATCTTTTCTTCAATGTGGCCACCCGTCTTGGTTATCCCGAACCGGTCTGGGATAATTTCTGTCCTCAGAAACAGGTTAATGTTTCCCCGGCGAATCAGGACGAGTGTGTCTCAATCGGTGGGGCCTGGAATGAAAACAATTATCCTGTTCCAGAAAAAGGTGTAAGAGAAGTTCAGCCAAGTGGTTATTGTGATACCACTTTCACTTGCGGTAAGGCGTACAATGAGGTGCATAAAGTTTACAATCGGAATGTCTTCGTGGTGATGGTCGTTCTCGGTCTCATCTCGATAATCGTTGGTTTCTTCACCAGCAACATCTCGGCCGTCTCACTGGGACTCTCATTCGGAGGTGTGCTCTCCTTGATCATCGGGTCTATCCGCTACTGGTCGGATATGCAGGAATATCTCCGACTTATCATCCTCGCTGTCGCACTGGTGGCCTTAATCTGGTTGGGGGTGAAGAAGATTCGAGACTAAATTATCTAAGCTGATGGCAGAGAGCTACGATCACAAGGAGGTAGAAGCACGGTGGCAAGCAGAATGGGAAAAGTCCGACATTTATCGCGCGGAGGATTTTGGTGCGAAACCAAAATATTATGTATTGGTGGAGTTTCCTTATCCCTCTGGTGACGGATTGCACGTGGGCCATCCGCGTCCTTATATTGGTTTGGACATCATTGCCCGTAAACGGCGGATGGAGGGTTACAATGTACTTTATCCAATGGGTTGGGATGCTTTTGGGTTACCGACCGAGAATTATGCGATAAAAACTGGTGTTCATCCGGCGGTTGTCACTAAGCAAAATAGTGACAACTTCCGTCGTCAGATCAAGATGTTGGGCGCGTCGTTTGACTGGTCGAGGGAGGTAAACACAACCGACCCGAAGTATTATAAATGGACTCAGTGGATTTTCTTACAGCTCTACAAAAATGGTTTGGCGTATAAAGGCAAAATGGCAATTAATTGGTGTCCGAGTTGTAAGATTGGCCTAGCGAATGAGGAGGTGATTCAGGGTAAGTGTGAACGTTGTGGGTCAACGGTTGAGCAGAGAGAAAAAGATCAGTGGATGCTCGCGATTACTAAGTACACAAACAGGTTGGAAAAAGATTTAGACAAGGTTGATTATCCTGATTCGGTAAAGACCCAACAAAGGAACTGGCTCAAGAATTTACACGATTGGGTGTTTTCTCGGCAAAGATACTGGGGAGAGCCGATTCCCATGATTTTCTGTGAGAAGTGTGGCTGGCAAACAGTCCCAGAGGAAGATTTGCCGGTTGTTTTGCCAGAAGTGGAGAACTATCAGCCCCGAGATGACGGAGAGTCGCCACTGGCGAGTGTGGCGGAGTGGGTGAACGTGAAGTGTCCTAAGTGTCGGGGCGAGGCGAGACGCGAGACAGACACAATGCCAAACTGGGCAGGGTCTAGTTGGTATTATTTGCGTTATCTGGATCCAGATAACCAAGATTTTCTGGCCTCGCCGGAGAAGATCAAACATTGGTCACCGGTTGATTGGTATAACGGAGGGATGGAGCATACCACGCTTCATTTACTCTACTCCCGTTTTTGGCACAAATTTCTTTTTGATATCGGTGTCGTGCCGAGTGATGAACCTTATCAGAAGCGAACTTCGCACGGACTCATTCTTGCGGTTGGTGGAGCGAAAATGAGTAAATCTAAGGGAAACGTGGTAAACCCAGATAAAATAGTCGAACTCTATGGTGCTGACACATTGCGGGTATATGAGATGTTTATGGGACCATTTGAGCAAGCGGTAGTCTGGAGCGATGAAAGTATCATCGGCTCGAGGAGGTTCTTAGAAAAGGTCTGGCGCCTAAGTGATAGTCTAGAACTGGGAGGGAGAATGGAGTGGTCAGCGGCCGTTGAAAGAGTTAGTAAGGATATTGAGGCGATGAAGTTCAACACGGCCATCTCTTTCTTAATGATTTTACTTAATGGATTCAAGAAAGAAAAAGTTGTTTACCGTGATGACTACAAGGTTTTCTTGAAACTCTTAGCCCCCTTTGCTCCCCACCTGACGGAAGAATTGTGGAAAAAAATTGGAGAAGAAGGTTCTATCCATAACTCTGCTTGGCCAGTAGACTTGACAGCAAGTCAAGCAAAAAGGTAGCATATAAATATGACTAAAGAAATTAAAGAAGTGCTCACCTTCAAACCCCAAGAGGTCGTCAAAACCCTGTTGGCCGATTTATCCACCCGTACTCGTGATGTGGTTAAACGTCGTTTCGGTCTGGCGAGTAAGGACACCATGACACTAGAAGCGGTTGGACAGATTTATGGTATTACTCGTGAGCGGGTGCGACAGATTGAGAGCTTCACTCTTCGGGCAATCAAGAAGTCTGCAGCCATGGCAAAGCTTGAGCCAGTTTTTACTGAGCTAAAAACAGTAATGGCCGAATATGGGGGAGTGGTTCACGAGCAGGAATTCTTGGAACATCTTTCTGGCGATCAAATTACGCAGAACAATGTTCATTTCTTACTGGTGATCGGCGAGGCTTTTCAAAAATTACGTGAGGATGATTCATTTCATCATCGTTGGACGGTGGATACCGACGTAGCGGAGGGTGTTCATCAATCGCTTCGCAATCTCTGTGCCGCTATTTCTGAAGACGAACTTTTGCCCGAAGAAACTTTAGTTGGACACTTCATGAGTGGTTTGGACAAACGGCTCTCTCCAGAAGAAGCCAAAAAGAAGGTCAAGAATTGGTTGAAGCTTTCTAAGGAAATTGGACTAAGTCCGGTAGGCGAGTGGGGTCTTTCAAGTTCACCGAATGTCCGCGTCCGCGGTATTCGTGATTACGCTTTCTTGGTAATGCGTCGTCACGGTGAGCCAATGCACTTTACAGAAGTTTCCAAAGCGATCAATGAATCCTTCAATAAGAAGGCTAATGCCGCCACAAGCCACAACGAATTGATTAAAGATAAGCGTTTTGTCCTTGTTGGACGGGGAATCTATGCCTTGTCTGACTGGGGTTATACTCCCGGCATCGTGAGGGAAGTGATTGCCGCAATTCTCAAGAAACATGGGCCGATGACCCGTCAAGAGGTAATGGCCGCTGTTAAGAAGGAGCGTTATGTGAAAGAAAATACGGTTCTCGTTAATCTAAAAAATCCTAAGTACTTTAAGGAGGATAAGAAAACCGGTAAATTCTCGCTTCCTGCTTAGTCCCCGTGTTACAATATTGGGGTAATGATTGAGCCTCTGGTCCAAGTTGGTATCCCGGTTGTCTTTTATGCATTACCGTTTCTGCTTTTTTATGCTGCTTGGCAGTTGTGGATTCGTTACGTTCGCACAAAATATATTAATGCGACAAAGTTTATTCTGCTCGAGATTAAAATTCCGAAAGAGGTAACTAAGACTCCTCAAGCAATGGAGTTGGCTCTTGGCGCCCTCCATCAGGGGTGGGACGGGGATAACTTCATTAAGCAGTGGTTCCTGGGACAATGCCGCACCTGGTTCTCTTTGGAGATGGTGTCTCTGGGTGGTGAGGTTCACTTCTACATCTGGACTTCAGCTTTCTTCCGCAACCTGATTGAGGCGCAATTCTATGCTCAATATCCAGGAATTGAAATCCATGAAGTCGAAGACTATGTCCACAATATCCCTTACGGTTTGCCCGACAGTGACTGGAAGCTTTGGGGGGCCGAGTTCAAACTTAGTAAAGATGATGCTTACCCGATTAAAACCTACGTTAATTATGGTTTAGATAAACCGACGGCTGATTCTGATGAGGGAGCGGCGCGGACCGATCCAATCACTGCTGTTTTGGAGTTCCTTGGCTCAATGAATCCCGGAGAACAACTTTGGCTTCAAATTATGGTTCAGGCGTCCAAGGATCGTTATCATAAGCCAGGGACACTCTGGGGTCGTGAGGG from Candidatus Nomurabacteria bacterium harbors:
- the ychF gene encoding redox-regulated ATPase YchF; this translates as MKLSIGIVGLPNVGKSTLFNALTKKSVPAENYPFCTIDPSVGVVAVPDERIGKLSEFSKSAKTVPAAIEFVDIAGLVKGAASGEGLGNQFLSHIREVDAIAEVVRIFHDKDIIHVHNQVSPLDDVSTINLELVLADLQTVEKRLVGVGKDVRRGDKVAIAEENLLKRLETGLKEGGLVSQLDLNKEEKVILKGLHLLTAKPILYVFNNSEAGEAVADTKSLEEMMAGHGAKWVEVDPIFGRGLDQLISASYDLLGLITYFTTGADETRAWTIRKGWTAPEAGTAIHTDFQEKFIRAEVINWQEMLAGGKSRTVGRDYVVQDGDVIEFKI
- a CDS encoding class I tRNA ligase family protein → MAESYDHKEVEARWQAEWEKSDIYRAEDFGAKPKYYVLVEFPYPSGDGLHVGHPRPYIGLDIIARKRRMEGYNVLYPMGWDAFGLPTENYAIKTGVHPAVVTKQNSDNFRRQIKMLGASFDWSREVNTTDPKYYKWTQWIFLQLYKNGLAYKGKMAINWCPSCKIGLANEEVIQGKCERCGSTVEQREKDQWMLAITKYTNRLEKDLDKVDYPDSVKTQQRNWLKNLHDWVFSRQRYWGEPIPMIFCEKCGWQTVPEEDLPVVLPEVENYQPRDDGESPLASVAEWVNVKCPKCRGEARRETDTMPNWAGSSWYYLRYLDPDNQDFLASPEKIKHWSPVDWYNGGMEHTTLHLLYSRFWHKFLFDIGVVPSDEPYQKRTSHGLILAVGGAKMSKSKGNVVNPDKIVELYGADTLRVYEMFMGPFEQAVVWSDESIIGSRRFLEKVWRLSDSLELGGRMEWSAAVERVSKDIEAMKFNTAISFLMILLNGFKKEKVVYRDDYKVFLKLLAPFAPHLTEELWKKIGEEGSIHNSAWPVDLTASQAKR